The segment GACGTCGCCGCCCTTCCCGACCCCGTCGGCGAGGTCGTCCGCGGGTCCACGCTGCCCAACGGCCTGCGGCTCGAGCAGCTGCGTGTGCCCATGGGCGTCATCGCGATGATCTACGAGGGCCGACCCAACGTCACCGCCGACGCCGCTGCCATCTGTCTCAAGGCCGGCAGCGCGTCGTTGCTGCGGGGGTCCCGGTCCGCGGCCCGGTCCAACGCCGCGATCGTCGACGTCATGCGCGACGCGATCGCCGCCGCCGGTCTGCCCGCCGACGTGGTCCAGGCCGTTCCCGCCCACGACCGCTCCAGCGCCACGGAGCTGATGCAGGCACGTGGGCTCGTCGACCTGGTGATCCCGCGCGGGGGAGCCGGGCTGATCCGTACCGTCGTCGAGCAGTCGACCGTACCGGTCATCGAGACCGGGACCGGGAACGTGCACGTCTACGTGGACGCCGACGCCGACCTCGACATGGCGCTCGACATCGTGCTCAACGCCAAGACCCACCGCACCAGCGTGTGCAACGCCGCGGAGTCGCTGCTCGTGCACCGCGACGTGGCCGAGGAGTTCCTGCCGCGGGTCACCGAGGCGCTGCAGACCGCGGGCGTGACCGTCCACGGCGACGCAGCCTTCGCCGCCGTCCCGGGCGTGCTGGCGGCGTCCGACCACGACTGGGCCACCGAGTACCTGTC is part of the Aeromicrobium sp. Leaf245 genome and harbors:
- a CDS encoding glutamate-5-semialdehyde dehydrogenase → MKEQVHELARRSRTAARTLALASRAQKDAALLAMADALVAATERIVAENAADVETARADGTPENVIDRLLLDADRVAAFAQGVRDVAALPDPVGEVVRGSTLPNGLRLEQLRVPMGVIAMIYEGRPNVTADAAAICLKAGSASLLRGSRSAARSNAAIVDVMRDAIAAAGLPADVVQAVPAHDRSSATELMQARGLVDLVIPRGGAGLIRTVVEQSTVPVIETGTGNVHVYVDADADLDMALDIVLNAKTHRTSVCNAAESLLVHRDVAEEFLPRVTEALQTAGVTVHGDAAFAAVPGVLAASDHDWATEYLSLDIAAAVVDSLDDAVEHIRTWSSGHTEAIVTRSIDAARRFTLGVDSAAVMVNASTRFTDGGEFGFGAEIGISTQKLHARGPMGLQEMTTTTYVVTGDGHVR